The proteins below are encoded in one region of Arthrobacter sp. CJ23:
- a CDS encoding NYN domain-containing protein: MEKIAVFLDYSNVHLVGHDLFANHFDRWTTHLSPRMVADRIRGARSNDSELSKIFLYRGSPDRIRDPEATRLFRGEKDRWGADELISATYLPMLYGAGREKPKEAGVDVRLGLDFVKVAEAHNFETIVLFSGDCDLFPAVQDAVKTTTRVELAAWTDGTGTPGNLLSHQAKRDFQLWTHRLTEDDFWDCQGTQSPAAA, translated from the coding sequence ATGGAGAAAATCGCAGTCTTCCTCGATTATTCGAACGTTCATTTGGTTGGGCATGATCTATTCGCGAATCATTTCGACAGGTGGACTACCCACCTTTCCCCACGCATGGTAGCTGATCGAATAAGGGGTGCCAGAAGCAACGACTCCGAGCTCTCAAAGATTTTTCTCTATCGAGGAAGTCCGGACCGCATCCGCGATCCCGAAGCTACCAGACTGTTCCGAGGTGAGAAAGATCGCTGGGGCGCCGATGAACTGATCAGTGCAACGTATCTGCCCATGTTGTACGGCGCCGGAAGGGAAAAGCCCAAGGAGGCCGGCGTGGACGTACGGCTCGGCTTGGACTTCGTGAAGGTTGCAGAAGCTCACAACTTCGAGACCATCGTGTTGTTCTCGGGTGACTGTGATCTCTTCCCCGCCGTTCAGGACGCCGTCAAGACGACAACACGGGTCGAGCTAGCGGCCTGGACAGACGGAACAGGGACGCCTGGCAACTTGCTTTCACATCAAGCCAAAAGAGACTTCCAGCTCTGGACCCATCGGCTAACTGAGGACGATTTTTGGGATTGTCAGGGCACTCAAAGCCCGGCGGCAGCCTGA
- a CDS encoding DEAD/DEAH box helicase produces MDIEDERIRDAVEKMGDEGRQWPDPWLSLNPSFKSGGCIDELVSRGILHEECSAIFRRKTDLTDKGSAPITLHQHQADAVEIAARKESYVLTTGTGSGKSLAYIVPIVDRVLREGSGNGIKAIIVYPMNALANSQMEELSKFLDNGYNGQGPVTFKRYTGQEKGEERQAILKNPPDILLTNYVMLEYVLTRPEERQSLIRAASGLQFLVLDELHTYRGRQGADVALLVRRLRDACHAQASLQCVGTSATMSSGGTVQEQQQDVAEVASRIFGTNVPPENIVTESLVRATLDRQQSAEALRDAVRERGDAEFTSATLSGGYTLMQSDPLASWIEDTFGLTTEPSSQKLIRSVPKTVTGAAEVLAEVTGMDAKRCATAIRATLLAGSKAKSMATQRPLFAFRLHQFISKGGSVYTTLEPEATRLIETEFQVTSGSEEKRLYPLAFCRECGQEYLMARLIDSDEGKLFIARHELRFQDDGGTDHGKDGYLFISMDQEWPADAVKAGRLPSSWLTNTEAGHPVVESKRKRLPVRYRAALNGEASLDNEYTASNGQLVTWIPGSLGFCLNCQVTYESARSGEFSKVVTLDREGRSSAMTVIATKLVQLLKSDAASDLSDEAKKLLTFVDNRQDASLQAGHLNDFVQVAQLRSALYRAVAAAGDEGIEADELGAAIVKTLSLKWADYAQIEDPLDPKPTVRALNDVVTYRALRDLQRGWRITLPNLEQTGLLLVDYPHAKLLAEQESRWERAHYILRDLDGGKREEIIRVLLDEFRRVLAIEAEELTVDSLNKVKGRSREYLTGIWALPEREPDPNVGLVSTEPKRGASFRNLLPVTAHGTFGRWLARTAVPAGSSAGKLTMAEVNEVIASLFEVLLKTGLITEAVEGKMAGYRLKLSAMVLRKGKGEFGAPDLLRRSYHADQKPRVIKFFKDLYLETGTELAGLKASEHTAQVRSEDREAREQAFRTADLPLLFCSPTMELGVDIADLNAVAMRNVPPTPANYAQRSGRAGRSGQPALVLTYCATGNAHDTYYFERSHLMVSGQVQPPRLDFANEDLIRSHVHAVWLAEALAATSTGLGKSLSGLLKLEDKKYPLQPEIKSFLEDPSAADRAKVSAASLLSAMKSELQETTWWSEGWADSVIDNALDSLDSACDRWRQLYRSALTEQDAAHKASQDHSVTSKQREDAINRHREAGQRLEILLNDSDAQGQSDFYTLRYLASEGFLPGYSFPRLPLAAFIPGIRKGRDNSSTWLQRSRFLAISEFGPDALIYHEGARYQVKRVSLPRDSEGGGAGDVVLSEARVCEACGYIHDRRAGVDVCESCQTPLGGSWSNLMQLQSVITRRRERISADEEERNRQGFELVTTYRFANHGKKPGRSDAEMYDGDELLGEIRYGDGATVRVTNLGRRNRAAKDKHGFWLDLITGEWLSEKRATEDTSESPDSEDMTVEQSKKKQKVTPFVEDRRNIAVIRWAEELTDDAATTMQYAIERGIEAVFQLEDSELASERLSDADDRGRLLFVEAAEGGAGVLRRLQSEPDAMAKVATKALEILHIDPDTGQEHESSCIRGCYRCLLTYGNQRSHESIDRRLVVDLLKRLAGSVGRPSTPDFTAPEQPTPEGQAVTSRAQGVLDYLASNGLNLPDAVGQDIEGQIVDFTYISKLSVPTCVIVEDESRPPADEMTLTFANWNVITLAKDQELDVFVKEHAGVFGATK; encoded by the coding sequence GTGGACATTGAGGATGAGCGCATCCGGGATGCCGTCGAAAAGATGGGCGATGAGGGCCGGCAGTGGCCCGATCCATGGCTGTCCCTGAACCCGTCATTCAAGTCGGGCGGGTGCATCGACGAACTCGTGTCGAGGGGCATCCTGCACGAGGAGTGTAGTGCGATCTTCCGCCGCAAGACTGACCTGACGGACAAAGGCAGCGCACCCATTACACTCCATCAGCATCAAGCAGACGCTGTGGAAATCGCCGCCAGGAAAGAATCGTATGTCCTCACGACGGGCACTGGATCCGGCAAATCCCTGGCCTACATCGTTCCGATAGTCGACCGTGTACTTCGCGAAGGCAGCGGCAATGGGATCAAGGCCATCATCGTTTATCCCATGAACGCTTTGGCCAACAGCCAGATGGAGGAACTGTCGAAGTTCCTGGACAACGGCTACAACGGCCAGGGACCCGTCACGTTCAAACGCTACACCGGGCAGGAAAAGGGCGAGGAACGCCAGGCGATCCTGAAGAATCCGCCGGACATCCTTCTCACTAACTACGTGATGCTTGAGTACGTCTTGACGCGACCGGAGGAACGACAGTCGCTGATCCGTGCTGCTTCCGGTCTTCAGTTCCTGGTGCTTGATGAACTGCACACGTATCGGGGCCGCCAAGGCGCGGACGTTGCCCTCCTGGTGCGCCGACTCCGTGATGCCTGCCACGCTCAGGCAAGCCTGCAGTGCGTTGGAACGTCGGCCACGATGTCGAGCGGCGGCACCGTCCAAGAGCAGCAGCAAGACGTCGCCGAGGTCGCTTCTCGAATATTTGGGACCAACGTCCCTCCGGAAAACATCGTGACCGAATCTCTTGTGAGGGCAACTTTGGACCGGCAGCAGTCGGCTGAGGCGCTACGGGATGCGGTGCGCGAACGGGGCGACGCCGAGTTCACAAGCGCCACACTGAGCGGCGGATACACCCTGATGCAGTCAGATCCGTTGGCCTCGTGGATCGAGGATACATTTGGTCTCACCACGGAACCTTCCTCGCAGAAACTGATCCGGAGTGTGCCGAAGACGGTGACCGGTGCGGCAGAGGTTCTGGCTGAGGTGACTGGCATGGACGCCAAACGCTGCGCCACAGCTATTCGTGCCACCCTCTTGGCGGGCTCAAAGGCGAAATCCATGGCCACCCAGCGGCCGCTGTTCGCATTCAGGCTTCACCAGTTCATCTCCAAAGGCGGCTCGGTCTATACGACGTTGGAGCCTGAAGCAACGCGTCTCATCGAGACGGAATTTCAGGTCACCAGTGGGTCTGAAGAGAAGCGCCTTTATCCATTGGCCTTCTGCCGGGAATGCGGCCAGGAATATCTCATGGCCAGACTTATTGATTCAGATGAGGGGAAGCTGTTCATTGCTCGCCATGAGCTGAGGTTCCAGGACGATGGCGGTACCGACCACGGCAAGGACGGGTACCTGTTCATATCCATGGACCAGGAATGGCCCGCGGATGCAGTGAAGGCAGGCCGACTCCCTTCGAGCTGGCTCACGAACACCGAGGCGGGGCACCCTGTCGTCGAGTCGAAGCGGAAACGGCTGCCTGTCCGGTATCGGGCCGCTCTCAACGGTGAGGCCAGTCTGGACAATGAATACACGGCCTCAAATGGCCAGCTCGTAACCTGGATTCCTGGCAGTCTCGGCTTTTGCCTCAATTGTCAGGTCACGTATGAGTCTGCCCGCAGCGGCGAGTTCTCCAAGGTGGTCACCTTGGACAGAGAGGGCCGCAGCAGCGCGATGACCGTCATCGCAACCAAGTTGGTGCAACTTCTGAAGTCAGATGCCGCCAGTGACCTGAGTGACGAAGCCAAGAAGCTACTCACGTTCGTGGACAACCGCCAGGACGCGTCTCTCCAAGCAGGGCACCTGAACGACTTCGTCCAAGTCGCCCAGCTACGCTCAGCCCTCTACCGAGCAGTAGCCGCTGCCGGTGACGAAGGCATCGAGGCCGATGAGCTCGGAGCGGCCATCGTCAAGACCCTGAGCCTGAAATGGGCTGACTATGCCCAGATCGAGGATCCGCTGGACCCCAAGCCGACGGTCCGTGCATTGAACGACGTTGTAACGTATCGCGCCCTTCGGGACCTACAGCGAGGCTGGCGGATTACCCTGCCAAACCTCGAACAGACCGGCCTTCTGCTAGTGGACTACCCCCACGCGAAACTCCTGGCGGAGCAGGAAAGCCGCTGGGAGCGCGCTCACTACATCCTGAGGGACCTCGACGGCGGCAAGCGCGAAGAGATCATCCGCGTCCTGTTGGACGAGTTCCGGCGCGTCCTCGCGATCGAAGCCGAAGAACTCACCGTGGACTCACTGAACAAGGTCAAGGGGCGAAGCCGCGAGTATCTGACAGGCATTTGGGCGTTGCCGGAACGGGAACCCGATCCGAATGTAGGGCTCGTCTCCACAGAGCCGAAACGTGGCGCCAGTTTCCGCAATCTCCTTCCTGTCACAGCGCATGGCACCTTCGGCCGATGGCTGGCAAGAACTGCCGTGCCTGCAGGATCGTCCGCCGGCAAGCTGACGATGGCCGAAGTGAATGAAGTGATCGCATCCTTGTTCGAGGTGCTTCTCAAGACAGGCCTCATCACCGAAGCCGTCGAAGGGAAAATGGCCGGGTACCGGTTGAAGCTTTCGGCGATGGTACTTCGCAAAGGTAAGGGTGAATTCGGCGCTCCTGACCTACTCCGTCGTAGCTATCATGCCGACCAGAAACCCAGAGTTATCAAGTTCTTCAAGGACCTCTACCTGGAAACCGGCACCGAACTGGCCGGCCTGAAAGCATCCGAACACACGGCACAGGTACGGTCCGAAGACCGTGAGGCCCGCGAGCAGGCCTTCAGAACGGCGGACCTGCCGCTGCTGTTCTGCTCGCCCACCATGGAACTCGGTGTGGACATCGCCGACCTCAACGCGGTAGCCATGCGCAATGTGCCGCCTACCCCGGCCAACTACGCCCAACGCAGCGGCCGTGCCGGTCGCTCGGGCCAACCCGCGCTCGTCCTCACCTACTGCGCAACCGGCAACGCCCACGATACGTACTATTTTGAGCGCTCTCATCTCATGGTCTCCGGCCAGGTGCAGCCACCGCGGTTGGACTTCGCCAACGAGGATCTGATCCGCTCGCATGTTCACGCAGTTTGGCTGGCTGAAGCCCTGGCCGCCACAAGCACCGGACTGGGAAAATCGCTGAGTGGTCTTCTCAAGCTAGAGGACAAGAAATACCCGCTCCAACCGGAAATCAAGTCTTTCCTGGAGGACCCCAGCGCAGCAGATCGGGCCAAGGTCTCTGCGGCATCACTCCTGAGCGCCATGAAGTCCGAGCTCCAGGAGACCACGTGGTGGTCGGAGGGCTGGGCGGACTCGGTCATCGACAATGCTTTGGATTCCCTCGACTCTGCCTGCGACCGTTGGCGCCAGCTGTACCGAAGCGCACTGACAGAGCAGGACGCCGCTCACAAAGCCAGCCAGGACCATTCGGTTACTTCGAAGCAGCGTGAAGATGCGATCAACCGTCACCGCGAGGCTGGACAGCGTCTGGAGATTCTCCTGAATGACTCGGACGCCCAGGGGCAATCCGATTTCTACACGCTCCGATATCTGGCCTCCGAAGGGTTCCTGCCTGGCTATTCCTTCCCCCGGCTACCGCTGGCCGCGTTCATCCCCGGCATTCGCAAGGGGCGGGACAACAGCAGCACCTGGCTCCAGCGCTCGCGGTTCCTGGCCATCAGTGAGTTTGGTCCTGACGCCCTGATCTATCACGAGGGCGCGCGGTACCAGGTCAAGCGAGTAAGCCTCCCTCGAGATTCAGAAGGCGGCGGGGCCGGCGATGTTGTCCTTTCCGAAGCTCGCGTTTGCGAAGCCTGTGGCTACATCCATGACCGGCGGGCCGGTGTCGACGTCTGTGAATCCTGCCAAACCCCTCTGGGCGGAAGCTGGTCCAACCTAATGCAGCTGCAGTCGGTGATTACGCGCCGGAGGGAACGTATCAGCGCCGATGAAGAGGAACGGAACCGCCAGGGGTTCGAACTGGTGACCACCTACCGTTTCGCGAATCACGGCAAGAAACCGGGACGCTCGGACGCCGAAATGTACGACGGCGATGAACTATTGGGCGAGATTCGATACGGAGACGGGGCCACAGTTCGGGTAACGAACCTTGGCCGACGGAACCGTGCGGCGAAAGACAAACACGGCTTCTGGCTGGACCTGATCACAGGAGAGTGGCTCTCCGAGAAGCGGGCCACGGAAGACACCTCGGAATCTCCGGATTCCGAGGACATGACCGTGGAGCAGTCCAAGAAAAAGCAGAAGGTTACGCCCTTCGTTGAGGATCGCCGGAACATCGCAGTCATTCGCTGGGCCGAGGAACTTACAGATGACGCTGCCACAACCATGCAGTACGCCATCGAGCGCGGAATAGAAGCCGTTTTTCAGCTCGAGGATTCCGAGCTCGCCAGCGAGCGGCTGAGCGATGCCGATGATCGCGGACGGCTCTTGTTCGTGGAAGCTGCCGAAGGGGGCGCTGGAGTACTTCGCCGGCTGCAAAGCGAACCGGACGCAATGGCAAAGGTTGCAACCAAGGCCCTCGAAATATTGCACATCGATCCTGACACGGGACAGGAGCATGAGAGCTCATGCATTCGTGGCTGCTACCGTTGCCTACTCACCTACGGCAACCAGCGCTCGCATGAGTCCATCGACCGCCGGCTGGTGGTTGACTTGCTCAAGAGGCTTGCCGGCTCTGTGGGCAGACCGTCAACCCCGGATTTCACAGCACCGGAGCAACCAACGCCGGAGGGGCAAGCGGTAACGTCTCGAGCCCAGGGCGTCCTGGACTACTTGGCATCCAACGGCCTCAACCTTCCGGACGCAGTGGGGCAGGATATTGAAGGGCAGATTGTCGATTTCACGTACATCAGCAAATTGTCAGTGCCCACATGTGTGATTGTGGAGGACGAGTCGCGCCCGCCAGCGGACGAGATGACGCTGACTTTTGCAAATTGGAACGTCATCACACTCGCTAAAGATCAGGAATTAGACGTGTTCGTCAAAGAGCATGCAGGCGTTTTTGGAGCAACGAAGTGA
- a CDS encoding DEAD/DEAH box helicase, with amino-acid sequence MSISTAEVSFAVGSLVSARGREWVVLPESDRDFLVLRPIGGTDDDIAAVIPSLESVSSASFGLPKASDLGDDRSARLLRDALRIGFRSSGGPFRSLAGLNVSPRPYQLVPLLLALRQDVVRLLVADDVGIGKTIEAGLIASELLAQGEASGLTVLCPPSLAEQWRQELSQKFGIDAELVLPGTARKLQRAAGYDQSIFEHFKHTIVSTDFIKSESKRHDFLRTAPDLVIVDEAHGVSADDSGKGGAGRTQRYELVRGLADDKDRHLILVTATPHSGNDGAFRNLIGLLDDSLKTADLSGEAGRKKLAEHMVQRRRVDIRSYLDQDTKFPKDRETIEVPYKLSKEHRAFFDAVLDYVRGRVQDKTGTKLEQRIRWWSALALLRSMASSPAAAAATLNTRAVADESESDAVAEKRGMTLVMDQVEDDGGEGIDIIPGSRPDGLDETSREKSLLNKFRSTARELAQEPATDAKLQLLLTKVQQLVKDGYQPIVFCRFIHTAHYVADFLRQSLKKKFDVEVVTGELPSEERAARIATQAERAGDTPKVLIATDCLSEGVNLQEGYQAVVHYDLAWNPTRHEQREGRVDRFGQLAEKVRALTLYGDDNGIDGIVLNVLLRKHESIRRDLGISVPVPPRSDQILSALLEGILMRGKDGDQLELFSMTPEAEQLEAEWRSSAQEETTSRSRFAHNTVRPDQVQAVVEAARRSLGDPEDVADFVRAALEETGAHIADTADGFTAELTAAVPGIRNALGMGPANGHKPMKFAKDFPTPRSTSVLVRTDPIVAAAAQYVLNSALDEQLSGKERPARRCGFIRTNDVEKLTTALLVRFRTKLVLPARLGDRTDMAEEARIVAFTGSPQNPVWLDEDQVEQLLLSKPAANAPDAENMMSKILGHLPLLTDTLNGKAQQVAEEIRDAHREVRIVARGERAGQLGIRGLSVEANLPVDILGVYVYSPAGGN; translated from the coding sequence GTGAGTATTTCAACGGCCGAGGTAAGTTTCGCGGTTGGTTCATTGGTGTCGGCACGTGGTCGTGAATGGGTGGTCCTGCCGGAAAGCGATCGCGATTTTCTTGTCCTCAGGCCGATTGGTGGGACTGACGATGACATTGCGGCGGTGATTCCCTCCCTGGAGAGTGTCAGCTCCGCGTCATTCGGATTGCCGAAAGCCAGCGATCTCGGCGATGACCGCAGTGCCCGGCTCCTACGCGATGCGCTGCGTATTGGCTTTCGCTCCAGCGGCGGACCCTTCCGATCTCTTGCAGGTTTGAATGTCTCTCCTCGCCCGTATCAGTTGGTGCCGCTCCTGCTTGCCCTGAGGCAGGATGTCGTCCGTCTCCTCGTCGCGGACGACGTCGGCATCGGCAAGACCATTGAAGCCGGCCTCATCGCCTCCGAGCTGCTCGCGCAGGGCGAGGCGAGCGGTCTCACTGTCCTCTGCCCGCCCAGCCTGGCGGAACAATGGCGGCAGGAGTTGTCTCAGAAATTCGGCATCGATGCAGAGTTGGTTCTTCCAGGGACAGCCCGGAAACTGCAGCGGGCCGCCGGCTACGACCAGTCCATTTTTGAGCACTTCAAGCACACCATCGTTTCCACTGACTTCATCAAGTCGGAATCAAAGCGCCACGATTTTCTCAGAACGGCCCCAGACTTGGTCATCGTCGATGAGGCCCATGGCGTGTCTGCCGATGATTCAGGCAAGGGAGGTGCCGGCCGAACCCAGCGTTACGAGTTGGTCCGAGGCCTCGCCGATGACAAGGATCGCCACCTGATTCTGGTCACGGCGACCCCCCACTCCGGCAATGACGGCGCATTCCGCAACCTCATCGGCCTTCTGGACGACAGCCTGAAAACGGCCGACTTGTCTGGCGAAGCTGGCAGGAAAAAACTCGCAGAGCACATGGTCCAGCGCCGTCGCGTGGATATCCGCAGCTACTTGGACCAAGACACAAAATTCCCCAAGGACCGCGAGACAATCGAGGTCCCGTACAAATTGTCCAAGGAACACCGCGCGTTCTTCGATGCCGTCCTGGACTACGTCCGCGGACGTGTGCAGGACAAAACTGGGACAAAGCTGGAACAACGAATTCGCTGGTGGTCAGCGTTGGCTCTGCTGCGTTCCATGGCTTCTTCCCCGGCCGCGGCTGCTGCAACGCTGAACACACGCGCAGTGGCCGATGAGTCTGAGTCGGATGCAGTGGCCGAGAAGCGTGGCATGACGCTGGTGATGGATCAGGTTGAGGACGATGGCGGTGAGGGAATCGACATCATCCCGGGTTCCAGGCCAGATGGTCTTGATGAGACGTCGCGCGAGAAATCTCTGCTCAACAAATTCCGGTCCACAGCTCGGGAGCTGGCTCAAGAACCGGCAACGGACGCCAAGCTCCAGCTGCTGCTGACGAAAGTCCAGCAATTGGTCAAGGACGGGTACCAACCCATCGTATTCTGCCGATTCATCCACACGGCCCACTATGTTGCCGACTTCCTACGCCAGTCGCTGAAGAAGAAATTCGACGTCGAAGTTGTCACGGGGGAGCTTCCCTCCGAGGAACGGGCGGCGCGTATAGCGACGCAGGCCGAGCGGGCCGGGGATACGCCGAAGGTCTTGATTGCCACCGACTGCCTTTCCGAGGGCGTCAACCTTCAGGAGGGCTACCAAGCGGTGGTCCACTACGACCTTGCGTGGAACCCCACCCGTCACGAACAACGCGAAGGGCGCGTGGATCGCTTCGGCCAGCTTGCCGAGAAGGTCCGTGCCCTCACGCTCTATGGCGATGACAACGGCATTGATGGCATCGTTCTCAACGTTCTGTTGCGTAAGCATGAGAGCATACGCAGAGACCTGGGTATTAGTGTTCCAGTGCCGCCCCGAAGCGACCAGATTCTTTCGGCCCTGCTGGAAGGAATTCTGATGCGAGGCAAAGACGGCGACCAGTTGGAGCTCTTCAGCATGACGCCCGAGGCCGAACAGCTCGAGGCTGAGTGGCGAAGCAGCGCGCAAGAGGAAACCACGAGTCGCTCAAGGTTTGCCCATAACACCGTCCGACCGGACCAAGTGCAGGCTGTGGTGGAAGCTGCCCGTCGGAGCCTTGGCGATCCAGAAGACGTTGCCGACTTTGTCCGCGCGGCACTGGAGGAAACCGGCGCCCATATTGCGGACACGGCAGACGGGTTCACTGCCGAGCTGACGGCCGCCGTACCTGGCATCCGGAACGCCTTGGGAATGGGCCCAGCCAACGGACATAAACCCATGAAGTTCGCGAAGGATTTCCCGACTCCTCGTAGTACTTCGGTGCTGGTGCGCACGGATCCAATTGTTGCCGCAGCGGCTCAATACGTCTTGAACTCCGCATTGGATGAGCAGCTGTCTGGCAAAGAGCGACCTGCTCGCCGATGCGGCTTCATCAGAACCAACGACGTCGAAAAACTCACCACCGCGCTGCTGGTCCGGTTCCGCACGAAGTTGGTTCTGCCTGCCAGGCTCGGTGACCGAACGGACATGGCGGAGGAAGCACGGATCGTCGCGTTCACGGGCTCCCCGCAGAACCCAGTCTGGTTGGACGAGGACCAGGTTGAACAACTCTTGCTGTCAAAGCCGGCCGCCAACGCCCCGGATGCGGAGAACATGATGTCAAAAATCCTTGGACACCTTCCATTGCTGACGGACACTCTGAACGGGAAAGCCCAGCAAGTGGCGGAAGAAATCCGCGATGCTCACCGCGAAGTACGCATTGTGGCCCGAGGCGAACGTGCCGGCCAGCTCGGTATCCGGGGCCTGAGTGTTGAGGCGAATCTTCCTGTGGACATTCTGGGCGTGTACGTCTACAGCCCGGCTGGAGGCAACTAA